From one Nothobranchius furzeri strain GRZ-AD chromosome 2, NfurGRZ-RIMD1, whole genome shotgun sequence genomic stretch:
- the LOC129155662 gene encoding zinc finger protein 420 isoform X2, whose translation MYSGESLMEFVNKQVATARKLITKVEEALAQFEEGHGSRRRLSDMSWEPQSTHRAELPQHHVWENKMALTDQQLSKQKWTSSLDQKEPEPPLMKEEQQDLLIHQHEGQFLLKQEVDTFMEISPSEETDCHEPEPNKNQPLCQSSTEAENQDQGGCRKENSESNSNEGLTRNKICQSKDHRDSVDDKKQKRHKRAHTGEKPYPCKTCGKCFRVSSSLTKHMRTHTGEKPYPCKTCGKCFSDSDSLTTHMRTHTGEKPYPCKTCGKCFSDNSPLTTHMRTHTGEKPYPCKTCGKCFSDSSSLTKHMRTHTGKKPYPCKTCGKCFSDSGPLTKHMRTHTGEKPYPCKTCGKCFSDSGHLTTHMRTHTGEKPYPCKTCGKCFSDSDSLTTHMRTHTGEKPYPCKTCGKCFSDNSPLTTHMRTHTGEKPYPCKTCGKCFSDSSSLTKHMRTHTGKKPYPCKTCGKCFSDSGPLTKHMRTHTGEKPYPCKTCGKCFSDSGPLTKHMRTHTGEKPYPCKTCGKCFSDSGHLTIHMRTHTGEKPYPCKTCGKCFSVSGHLTTHMRTHTGEKPYPCKTCGKCFSVSDSLTKHMRTHTGEKPYPCKTCGKCFSDSSSLTTHMRTHTGEKPFQCKCCSKFFSQSTALTTHMRTHTGEKPYSCKTCGKCFSDSSSLTTHMRTHTGEKPYPCKTCGKCFSDGSSLTKHMRTHTGEKPYPCKTCGKCFSDSGHLTIHMRTHTGEKPYPCKTCGKCFSDSGHLTKHMRTHTGEKPFQCKCCSKFFSQSTALTTHMRTHTGEKPYSCKTCGKCFSDSSSLTKHMRTHTGEKPYPCKTCGKCCSVSGHLTKHMRTHTGEKPYPCKTCGTCFSVSGHLTTHMRTHTGEKPYPCKTCGKCFSDSSSLTTHMRTHTGEKPYPCKTCGKCFSDSSSLTKHMRTHTGEKPYPCKTCGKCFNVSGHLTTHMRTHTGEKP comes from the exons ATGTATTCAGGAGAGTCTCTGATGGAGTTTGTCAACAAGCAAGTAGCTACTGCTAGAAAACTCATCACGAAGGTTGAAGAAGCCCTGGCCCAGTTCGAGGAAGGTCACGGTAGTCGGCGTAGACTGTCGGATATGAGCTGGGAACCACAGAGCACACACAGAGCAG AACTTCCACAGCATCATGTCTGGGAAAACAAGATGgctctgactgaccagcagctctctaAACAGAAATggacctccagtttggaccagAAGGAACCAGAACCTCCACTGATGAAAGAGGAACAACAAGACCTCCTTATCCATCAGCATGAAGGGCagtttcttctgaagcaggaagttGATACCTTCATGGAGATTTCTCCTTCTGAAGAAACAGACTGTcatgaaccagaaccaaacaAGAACCAACCCTTGTGTCAGAGTTCTACAGAAGCTGAGAACCAAGATCAGGGTGGATGCAGGAAAGAAAACTCAGAATCAAACAGCAATGAAGGACTGACACGTAATAAAATATGCCAATCCAAAGATCACAGAGACAGTGtagatgataaaaaacaaaaaaggcacaagagggctcacacaggtgagaagccatatccatgtaaaacttgtggtaaatgttttcgtgtcagtagttccttgactaaacacatgagaactcacacaggtgagaagccatatccatgtaaaacttgtggtaaatgttttagtgacagtgattccttgactacacacatgagaactcacacaggtgagaagccatatccatgtaaaacttgtggtaaatgttttagtgacaatagtcccttgactacacacatgagaactcacacaggtgagaagccatatccatgtaaaacttgtggtaaatgttttagtgacagtagttccttgactaaacacatgagaactcacacaggtaagaagccatatccatgtaaaacttgtggtaaatgttttagtgacagtggtcccttgactaaacacatgagaactcacacaggtgagaagccatatccatgtaaaacttgtggtaaatgttttagtgacagtggtcacttgactacacacatgagaactcacacaggtgagaagccatatccatgtaaaacttgtggtaaatgttttagtgacagtgattccttgactacacacatgagaactcacacaggtgagaagccatatccatgtaaaacttgtggtaaatgttttagtgacaatagtcccttgactacacacatgagaactcacacaggtgagaagccatatccatgtaaaacttgtggtaaatgttttagtgacagtagttccttgactaaacacatgagaactcacacaggtaagaagccatatccatgtaaaacttgtggtaaatgttttagtgacagtggtcccttgactaaacacatgagaactcacacaggtgagaagccatatccatgtaaaacttgtggtaaatgttttagtgacagtggtcccttgactaaacacatgagaactcacacaggtgagaagccatatccatgtaaaacttgtggtaaatgttttagtgacagtggtcacttgactatacacatgagaactcacacaggtgagaagccatatccatgtaaaacttgtggtaaatgttttagtgtcagtggtcacttgactacacacatgagaactcacacaggtgagaagccatatccatgtaaaacttgtggtaaatgttttagtgtcagtgatagcttgactaaacacatgagaactcacacaggtgagaagccatatccatgtaaaacttgtggtaaatgttttagtgacagtagttccttgactacacacatgagaactcacacaggtgagaagccatttcaATGTAAATGTTGTAGTAAATTTTTCTCACAGAGTACTgctttgactacacacatgagaactcacacaggtgagaagccatattcatgtaaaacttgtggtaaatgttttagtgacagtagttccttgactacacacatgagaactcacacaggtgagaagccatatccatgtaaaacttgtggtaaatgttttagtgacggtagttccttgactaaacacatgagaactcacacaggtgagaagccatatccatgtaaaacttgtggtaaatgttttagtgacagtggtcacttgactatacacatgagaactcacacaggtgagaagccatatccatgtaaaacttgtggtaaatgttttagtgacagtggtcacttgactaagcacatgagaactcacacaggtgagaagccatttcaATGTAAATGTTGTAGTAAATTTTTCTCACAGAGTACTgctttgactacacacatgagaactcacacaggtgagaagccatattcatgtaaaacttgtggtaaatgttttagtgacagtagttccttgactaaacacatgagaactcacacaggtgagaagccatatccatgtaaaacttgtggtaaatgttgtagtgtcagtggtcacttgactaaacacatgagaactcacacaggtgagaagccatatccatgtaaaacttgtggtacatgttttagtgtcagtggtcacttgactacacacatgagaactcacacaggtgagaagccatatccatgtaaaacttgtggtaaatgttttagtgacagtagttccttgactacacacatgagaactcacacaggtgagaagccatatccatgtaaaacttgtggtaaatgttttagtgacagtagttccttgactaaacacatgagaactcacacaggtgagaagccatatccatgtaaaacttgtggtaaatgttttaatgtcagtggtcacttgactacacacatgagaactcacacaggtgagaagccatag
- the LOC129155662 gene encoding zinc finger protein 420 isoform X1 → MYSGESLMEFVNKQVATARKLITKVEEALAQFEEGHGSRRRLSDMSWEPQSTHRAELPELPQHHVWENKMALTDQQLSKQKWTSSLDQKEPEPPLMKEEQQDLLIHQHEGQFLLKQEVDTFMEISPSEETDCHEPEPNKNQPLCQSSTEAENQDQGGCRKENSESNSNEGLTRNKICQSKDHRDSVDDKKQKRHKRAHTGEKPYPCKTCGKCFRVSSSLTKHMRTHTGEKPYPCKTCGKCFSDSDSLTTHMRTHTGEKPYPCKTCGKCFSDNSPLTTHMRTHTGEKPYPCKTCGKCFSDSSSLTKHMRTHTGKKPYPCKTCGKCFSDSGPLTKHMRTHTGEKPYPCKTCGKCFSDSGHLTTHMRTHTGEKPYPCKTCGKCFSDSDSLTTHMRTHTGEKPYPCKTCGKCFSDNSPLTTHMRTHTGEKPYPCKTCGKCFSDSSSLTKHMRTHTGKKPYPCKTCGKCFSDSGPLTKHMRTHTGEKPYPCKTCGKCFSDSGPLTKHMRTHTGEKPYPCKTCGKCFSDSGHLTIHMRTHTGEKPYPCKTCGKCFSVSGHLTTHMRTHTGEKPYPCKTCGKCFSVSDSLTKHMRTHTGEKPYPCKTCGKCFSDSSSLTTHMRTHTGEKPFQCKCCSKFFSQSTALTTHMRTHTGEKPYSCKTCGKCFSDSSSLTTHMRTHTGEKPYPCKTCGKCFSDGSSLTKHMRTHTGEKPYPCKTCGKCFSDSGHLTIHMRTHTGEKPYPCKTCGKCFSDSGHLTKHMRTHTGEKPFQCKCCSKFFSQSTALTTHMRTHTGEKPYSCKTCGKCFSDSSSLTKHMRTHTGEKPYPCKTCGKCCSVSGHLTKHMRTHTGEKPYPCKTCGTCFSVSGHLTTHMRTHTGEKPYPCKTCGKCFSDSSSLTTHMRTHTGEKPYPCKTCGKCFSDSSSLTKHMRTHTGEKPYPCKTCGKCFNVSGHLTTHMRTHTGEKP, encoded by the exons ATGTATTCAGGAGAGTCTCTGATGGAGTTTGTCAACAAGCAAGTAGCTACTGCTAGAAAACTCATCACGAAGGTTGAAGAAGCCCTGGCCCAGTTCGAGGAAGGTCACGGTAGTCGGCGTAGACTGTCGGATATGAGCTGGGAACCACAGAGCACACACAGAGCAG AACTTCCAGAACTTCCACAGCATCATGTCTGGGAAAACAAGATGgctctgactgaccagcagctctctaAACAGAAATggacctccagtttggaccagAAGGAACCAGAACCTCCACTGATGAAAGAGGAACAACAAGACCTCCTTATCCATCAGCATGAAGGGCagtttcttctgaagcaggaagttGATACCTTCATGGAGATTTCTCCTTCTGAAGAAACAGACTGTcatgaaccagaaccaaacaAGAACCAACCCTTGTGTCAGAGTTCTACAGAAGCTGAGAACCAAGATCAGGGTGGATGCAGGAAAGAAAACTCAGAATCAAACAGCAATGAAGGACTGACACGTAATAAAATATGCCAATCCAAAGATCACAGAGACAGTGtagatgataaaaaacaaaaaaggcacaagagggctcacacaggtgagaagccatatccatgtaaaacttgtggtaaatgttttcgtgtcagtagttccttgactaaacacatgagaactcacacaggtgagaagccatatccatgtaaaacttgtggtaaatgttttagtgacagtgattccttgactacacacatgagaactcacacaggtgagaagccatatccatgtaaaacttgtggtaaatgttttagtgacaatagtcccttgactacacacatgagaactcacacaggtgagaagccatatccatgtaaaacttgtggtaaatgttttagtgacagtagttccttgactaaacacatgagaactcacacaggtaagaagccatatccatgtaaaacttgtggtaaatgttttagtgacagtggtcccttgactaaacacatgagaactcacacaggtgagaagccatatccatgtaaaacttgtggtaaatgttttagtgacagtggtcacttgactacacacatgagaactcacacaggtgagaagccatatccatgtaaaacttgtggtaaatgttttagtgacagtgattccttgactacacacatgagaactcacacaggtgagaagccatatccatgtaaaacttgtggtaaatgttttagtgacaatagtcccttgactacacacatgagaactcacacaggtgagaagccatatccatgtaaaacttgtggtaaatgttttagtgacagtagttccttgactaaacacatgagaactcacacaggtaagaagccatatccatgtaaaacttgtggtaaatgttttagtgacagtggtcccttgactaaacacatgagaactcacacaggtgagaagccatatccatgtaaaacttgtggtaaatgttttagtgacagtggtcccttgactaaacacatgagaactcacacaggtgagaagccatatccatgtaaaacttgtggtaaatgttttagtgacagtggtcacttgactatacacatgagaactcacacaggtgagaagccatatccatgtaaaacttgtggtaaatgttttagtgtcagtggtcacttgactacacacatgagaactcacacaggtgagaagccatatccatgtaaaacttgtggtaaatgttttagtgtcagtgatagcttgactaaacacatgagaactcacacaggtgagaagccatatccatgtaaaacttgtggtaaatgttttagtgacagtagttccttgactacacacatgagaactcacacaggtgagaagccatttcaATGTAAATGTTGTAGTAAATTTTTCTCACAGAGTACTgctttgactacacacatgagaactcacacaggtgagaagccatattcatgtaaaacttgtggtaaatgttttagtgacagtagttccttgactacacacatgagaactcacacaggtgagaagccatatccatgtaaaacttgtggtaaatgttttagtgacggtagttccttgactaaacacatgagaactcacacaggtgagaagccatatccatgtaaaacttgtggtaaatgttttagtgacagtggtcacttgactatacacatgagaactcacacaggtgagaagccatatccatgtaaaacttgtggtaaatgttttagtgacagtggtcacttgactaagcacatgagaactcacacaggtgagaagccatttcaATGTAAATGTTGTAGTAAATTTTTCTCACAGAGTACTgctttgactacacacatgagaactcacacaggtgagaagccatattcatgtaaaacttgtggtaaatgttttagtgacagtagttccttgactaaacacatgagaactcacacaggtgagaagccatatccatgtaaaacttgtggtaaatgttgtagtgtcagtggtcacttgactaaacacatgagaactcacacaggtgagaagccatatccatgtaaaacttgtggtacatgttttagtgtcagtggtcacttgactacacacatgagaactcacacaggtgagaagccatatccatgtaaaacttgtggtaaatgttttagtgacagtagttccttgactacacacatgagaactcacacaggtgagaagccatatccatgtaaaacttgtggtaaatgttttagtgacagtagttccttgactaaacacatgagaactcacacaggtgagaagccatatccatgtaaaacttgtggtaaatgttttaatgtcagtggtcacttgactacacacatgagaactcacacaggtgagaagccatag
- the LOC139065910 gene encoding uncharacterized protein → MRAPSRGQLEECRKQDLLEVAAYLGLTGVQHMLKNALKEEVLSVMERRKLLSPLSDLAVLPFQSEDYVEGKEEDIAEACGATEDAAGGMRAPERGEDRHSPPPTPPRFDPDSPGSRSDSLDHARFQYRLARLKQEAENKQRERDFEMRKLELEADTRIKLKRLELEVQAQLPSRRADQTTKGLTTAADQIDVGKCMMLMPPFREAEVDSYFAAFERIATSLSWPQEVWTLLLQCKLTGKAQEVMSALSVHDFSDYDRVKEAVLQAYELVPEAYRQKFRSLRKRDEEQTYVEFSREKSILFDKWVMASKVISLTELRELVLLEEFKRCLPEKIVLYLNEQKAHTLSAAAVLADEFMLTHRIKIENRPTNVKPQDVRQRTPGVSSGNSQPRCFYCHKLGHIVKNCLILKSKKDVSQREVGFIAETAFKGHVQSRDRGFDPFVFKGTVHVGENDLDSVQIEILRDTGASQTLILESVLPFNVSSCTNVSVLLRGLSSDVISCPVHEVNLKSELVTGKFKVAVCKTLPVAGVHMLLGNDIAGGAVIPVPQVITQPQTLTCVNPPPGISPSCVVTRAGAVKSGDDLMNVSS, encoded by the coding sequence ATGAGGGCGCCTTCACGTGGACAACTGGAAGAGTGTCGTAAGCAAGATTTATTAGAAGTAGCTGCTTACTTGGGTCTCACTGGGGTTCAGCACATGCTGAAGAACGCCCTGAAGGAGGAGGTTCTGTCTGTGATGGAGCGGAGGAAGCTGCTGTCACCCCTGAGTGATCTTGCTGTCTTGCCTTTTCAGAGTGAGGACTATGTTGAAGGTAAAGAGGAGGACATTGCTGAGGCGTGTGGTGCGACAGAGGATGCGGCCGGCGGGATGAGGGCCCCTGAAAGGGGTGAGGACCGTCACTCTCCTCCACCAACTCCCCCACGATTTGACCCGGATTCTCCAGGTTCGAGGAGCGATTCTCTTGACCACGCCCGCTTTCAATATCGTTTGGCTCGCCTGAAGCAGGAGGCAGAGAATAAACAACGTGAAAGAGACTTCGAAATGAGGAAATTGGAACTTGAGGCAGACACCAGAATAAAGCTGAAACGACTGGAGCTGGAGGTTCAGGCACAGCTGCCGAGCAGAAGAGCTGATCAGACGACTAAAGGGCTGACGACTGCTGCAGACCAGATTGACGTCGGGAAGTGCATGATGCTGATGCCACCTTTCCGTGAGGCCGAAGTGGACAGCTACTTCGCCGCGTTTGAGCGCATTGCTACTTCACTCAGTTGGCCGCAGGAAGTGTGGACTCTGCTGTTACAATGCAAACTGACAGGCAAGGCTCAAGAGGTAATGTCAGCTTTGTCTGTGCATGATTTTTCTGACTATGACCGTGTAAAAGAAGCAGTTTTGCAGGCATATGAGCTGGTTCCTGAAGCCTATCGGCAAAAGTTCAGATCTCTTAGGAAACGGGACGAGGAGCAGACATATGTAGAATTTTCCAGAGAGAAAAGCATTTTGTTTGATAAATGGGTTATGGCGTCAAAAGTGATTAGTCTGACTGAGTTACGAGAGCTTGTTTTACTGGAAGAGTTCAAAAGGTGTCTTCCAGAGAAGATTGTTTTGTATTTAAACGAACAAAAGGCACATACCTtatctgctgctgcagttttgGCAGATGAGTTTATGCTGACTCATCGTATAAAGATTGAGAACAGGCCTACCAATGTAAAACCCCAGGACGTCAGACAGAGGACGCCCGGAGTGAGCAGTGGAAATTCACAGCCACGATGTTTCTATTGTCATAAGTTGGGTCACATTGTGAAGAACTGTCTAATCTTAAAGAGTAAGAAAGATGTATCCCAGAGAGAAGTTGGTTTTATTGCAGAAACTGCATTCAAGGGGCATGTGCAAAGCAGAGATAGGGGATTTGATCCGTTTGTGTTCAAAGGCACAGTCCATGTGGGTGAGAATGACTTAGACTCAGTGCAAATTGAAATACTGAGGGACACAGGAGCCTCGCAGACACTGATTTTAGAGTCTGTGCTTCCTTTTAATGTTTCCAGTTGTACAAATGTTTCAGTACTTTTGAGAGGTTTGTCCTCTGATGTTATTTCGTGTCCTGTGCATGAGGTAAATTTGAAGAGTGAACTGGTCACAGGAAAGTTTAAAGTGGCTGTATGCAAGACGTTGCCTGTGGCCGGGGTCCACATGTTGCTAGGAAATGACATTGCAGGGGGCGCTGTAATTCCTGTCCCACAAGTCATAACCCAACCTCAGACCTTAACTTGTGTAAACCCACCCCCCGGTATCTCCCCCTCATGTGTTGTCACAAGAGCAGGGGCAGTTAAAAGCGGTGATGATCTCATGAATGTATCCTCTTAG